The Alnus glutinosa chromosome 1, dhAlnGlut1.1, whole genome shotgun sequence region TTGGATGCATGTTCCTATTCTTCAGCATCGTGGGGTGAAGAGGATGATTCAGATAGAGAATCAAGTGCATCATTGCTTGAAAGCGACGACGCTGTTTTCAGCAATCCAGACACCATGGAAGTTGAATTATAGCTTGGACAAATGTTCATCAGGATAGCTGAGTGGAAGGAACAACTAAAAGAAAGACGAAGGTGCCCTATACCTCAGAGAACATCTGAGTTAACAGGCCCTATATGGGTTTATTGGGTGTTAACAAATCTCAATAGGAGAACATGCTACGAGTGCTTTAGAATGTGGCCTGACACATTTCTTGCGATTTGTAACACCTTCAAAAAGAATGGCTTCTTACGTAGCAGTCGATACGTGAAGATAACAGAGCGGGATGCTGTATTTTGCCCCCCAATGGCACACAATTGGTCGCAGAGGGACGTGGCTAATAGGCTCCAGCGATCAACCCATACCATGAGCTTATATTGCAGAAGGACTTGCAAAGCTATTTGTAGGTTTGGTAAAACAATCATCCAACCCACTCAGATGCAAATGCCACACCCTGTCATTGCTCGAAATTGGGACTTTTACCCATGGTTTTCAGTGAGAAATGCAGGAATGTATTGGTGCTATTGAATATTGATGGCACACACAtcaatgttaaaaaataaagaaacttctaatttaaccgtgtgcatatgcaatgtgtaacaaaatattgtaaatgcgaaatttaaatgacagaatattttgttaacgaagtggaaactcaattaagagaaaaaccactcctggacagccaaacccaggatacccactattcagaagacaaagctagttacaaagcagtaacactcacataacttaatgcagtggtcgtaccttgaactctgacgtgtaacccaacacgaacgcatTTCAATCAAGTCACctatttgaaggggtcttcaatggaatcctttatcttagggtcaacccctaaaatagactgCAGTTTAGCGCAGTAACAGCACACAATAGCAACAACTTGAGAGAGATTtattcagcacaataactctaaaatataactctctaagcactacagaattaattcaataccgaatccttacaattctcaagcctaggaacctctatttataggctacaggttcaaacgagcatctggcttgaaatacctaggcgtcgtccggacggtagacataaggcatccgAACGAAGAACtgtgcgatcgactttccaaatttcgctcaaattctttcctgaattgagccgtgtccggatggtgttgccctagcatccgaacgggaacacacatcgttcggacgattgcagttgtcttcccatatctgtgtcggGACAAAAACTCTAttacttgtcaaacattgaatggcgtccggaccgTATTGTCATgtcgtttggacggatgcaacaacattacataaaagtgattttgtccaacagaatgcagccaacacaaaaactaacaaatgtGAAGGTGACCGGTATGAAAAACACAACATACCGAGGTAGAAAGCATACAACCACTCAGAACGTCATGTGTGTGATAGACCTAGATCTCTGCTTCACCTATGTGTACACTGGTAAGGAGGGGAGTGCGCACGACTCCCGCATTTTTACAATGTGTGTGAATGATCTGACACTAAGCTTCCCAACCCCTAAAGAAAGTAATATACCGCACAAATATTTCATATGTAACATGTAAGCATCCTCGTTATTGTACTTTGgttaattcaaaatttatatttGTACATGCGGTGCAGGTTCCTTCTACCTGGTGGATTCCGGGTATGGTTGCTATCAGGGGTTCTTACCACTGTATCGGCATGAACAATATCATTTGGCGACATTTCAAAATGGCCAAAAACTTCCCAGGAATATGAGGGAGCTATTTAATTATAGGCATTCATCTCTATAGACCGTGGTGGAACGATCTTTTGGGGTGTTGAAGAGCCGATTtccaattttagaaaaaaatgccCCCATACCTACTGTGATACCAGCGCCTATTTGTAATTGCGTGCTGCACTTTACATAACTTTATTAGGAAGTATAACGGGATGATTGATCCACTATTTGAAGTAGCTTTGCGCAGACTAAACCCTTGGGTTGATGCTGATGATCAGCAGGAAGTAGGAATGGCGCAAAACATTGCACCCAGGGAACAACCTGACCAATCAAATGCCAGTTCCAATTATATGGGAAAAGTAAGGGATGTAATGACCTTAAGTATGTGAAGTCACCTCTAATGAGACTTAAACCAAAATAGTATGCAGTTGTTTATGTATGTGGTTTTTGGGAAACCATTATTGATTTCTATTTGGAGGGACAATATATGTATTATGCTATTTTTAGTGAATGTGATAATTTAtctaaacttttttttgttcGGTATAATTTTGTGGATAATTCTGTTTTaaaagactttttaaattttcaatacGCGGTTAAACTTTGAGTATTTTTAGCATCCATAGAAGAACCAAGCATAATAAGTTATGTTCTTTCGAAattgatattaatatatatatatatatatatagaagtctCCGATTATATGTGTTAATACTAACATTTATCAACACATGAATTGTAAATTATTGTTACGTGCATCTATTTCTTGGTCAACCCATTCAAAAAACTTGTAGTGTATTCTGAACTTGAAGTTTGGGCAACCATAGTACCGTCTTCCTCAGTTTGTTTATGTCCACGATGTTTTCTTGTAAGACGTCAAGCCACAATAGCATGTGTGCGTCGAACCTTGGATGTGAGCAGAGGAGGATGTTGAAATCTCTGACATCTACGATGGACGAAGACGGGGCTACtggggaaaaaataaatatcataaaaaGAAGCATGTCCACctaacaacaatatttttaaaagataagCCCAAAGTCTTACCGATTCAGCAAAAGCACCCTTTAGTTGGTTGGTATTACAATATCATCATTCTAaaatagttataaaaaaaaagaaatgtaacTTCTAACATTATCACAAACAAAACCCaactcaattatatatatggattgaGGAACCCTTTCTCATGATTGTTTCTTAAAAGCCACAACCCActaccttttttaattttttttttcctgctttttGTTGATTAAAAACAGAAAGGATATATCACAAAGAACACGGGATTACAAAATATTAGAGGTGCAATTGGAACAAGCCGAGGATTGCTTAAAAGATGTACAATAACAACATACCAAGAACTCATTTACTCTGTATTTGCTACTACCAAATATGAGATAGAAGGATGTGATAACATCCCCTACCAAAACAGAgagcccaaaaaacaaaacaaaaatcttccCTCAATTGGCACAAGCCTTCTAAACCCATCTATCTACGGTCTCAAAGAAATAAAGCTATAATGATAACAAATAATATGCAGATGTAAGATGTAAAGGACAAATAAATTGATGACCAGTTGTAAGATGTTAATTGAAACTCATAACacaaacgatttttttttgtggaaacAAAACTCTCCTTTACCTTTTACTTAGACCAATCATGTATTGTTAAACCTCGTATCAAACAGTTTATACCAAAATTTGCTACTCAAATCCCTTGATTATAAATCCTCACATCCAAATGCAACCTTAAATTAAGACACTATATACAACTCATGGATTTTTCATTATACTAATAGACTGAAAAATTGAAGGTACTAATCAACCATTCTCGTTACTCTAATTAATTAGCATGTCCGCCTAACAGCAATGGTGTTAAAAGAAAACCATTCAACTGAAGAAGCAAAAACAACCCATCAGACCATTAAGAGTAATCTGCTTAAACTGCTATACAACTGTGATATAGA contains the following coding sequences:
- the LOC133860239 gene encoding uncharacterized protein LOC133860239; this translates as MCVIDLDLCFTYVYTGKEGSAHDSRIFTMCVNDLTLSFPTPKESSFYLVDSGYGCYQGFLPLKYNGMIDPLFEVALRRLNPWVDADDQQEVGMAQNIAPREQPDQSNASSNYMGKVRDVMTLSM